The DNA segment AAGTGTAGCAAGGATGACTAAATGCAGAGGTATTTGTTGAATGGCATCCCCGCCTATAGCAAAGGCTGCAAGAACAACTGCCATACTAGTCCAGAGAATGGCAAAACCAAATGAACTGATCGAACGGTTTTGCTCAGTAACGGGGAACAAATCTGGAGACTTTAAATATTCATTCTTAGCCATTCCTGCTCTCACCTTCCTTAAATGGAATCAAAAAATCCCTTAAACCTGCTCTACATAGGTTTGATTGCGGAGTTGTTCGTTGTATTTTGAGCGTTTAATGTACTGACCGTCTCCTACTTTTCCTTTATACAATTGGTCCTGTATAATGACCTTTCCTTTAGATAAAACTGTTCGTACAATCCCCTTTACCTGCTTCCCTTCGAATGCGTTATAATCTACTTTCATGTGGTGGGTCGCTGCTGAGATTGTCCGCACAGCAAACGGATCAAAGATAACAAGATCGGCATCAGAGCCAACTGCGATGGTCCCCTTTTTCGGATACAAACCAAACAATTTGGCTGCTCGAGTGGAGGTGACATCAACAAATTGGTTTAACGTAATACGTTCCTCTGCTACGCCTTCTGAGTACAAAATGCTCATACGATCCTCAATCATCGGTCCCCCGTTAGGAATCTTTGTAAAGTCATCCATACCAAGTGATTTTTGACCTTTAAAGTCAAAGGAGCATTGATCACTTCCGATCGTTTGCAGGGAGCCCGTACGTAAGGCATTCCACAGAACGTCTTGGTGTGCTTTTTCCCTGAGAGGGGGTGACCACACGTATTTTGCGCCTTCAAAATCGGGTTTTCGCAGGTCTTCAATATCAAGTGTCAAATACTGCGGGCATGTTTCTCCCCATATGTCTGCACCTGCACGACGCGCTTCTTCAATTTTCCGAACTGCCTCCTCGCAACTAACATGAACAACATACAACTGGGAATCAGCTAGGGCTGTGAGCTGGCAGGCGCGCCCAGTGGCTTCACCTTCAGCCTCAACCGGTCTAGTCAGTGCATGATAGATTGGATCAGTCTGGCCATTTACTAACGCTTCTTTTGTTAAGTAGTCAATGACATCACCATTCTCTGCATGCACCATTACTAGTGCACCTAGTTCCTTTGCCTTTTTGAGTGTGTGGAACAAGGTTGCGTCATCTGCTTGAAACACATCCTTGTAAGCCATAAACACTTTAAAGGAGGAAATGCCTTCTTCGTTTATGACAGAAGGTAGCTGCGCCAACACGTCCTCAGTCGCC comes from the Alkalihalobacillus sp. FSL W8-0930 genome and includes:
- the hydA gene encoding dihydropyrimidinase, with protein sequence MSTLIQNGIIVTASDTFEADLLIHEEQIVAIGTGLQEEGAEIINAEGCYIFPGGVDPHTHLDMPFGGTVTADDFESGTIAAAFGGTTTIIDFCLTEKKKPLTDAIQTWHDKSKGRAAIDYSFHLMIGEATEDVLAQLPSVINEEGISSFKVFMAYKDVFQADDATLFHTLKKAKELGALVMVHAENGDVIDYLTKEALVNGQTDPIYHALTRPVEAEGEATGRACQLTALADSQLYVVHVSCEEAVRKIEEARRAGADIWGETCPQYLTLDIEDLRKPDFEGAKYVWSPPLREKAHQDVLWNALRTGSLQTIGSDQCSFDFKGQKSLGMDDFTKIPNGGPMIEDRMSILYSEGVAEERITLNQFVDVTSTRAAKLFGLYPKKGTIAVGSDADLVIFDPFAVRTISAATHHMKVDYNAFEGKQVKGIVRTVLSKGKVIIQDQLYKGKVGDGQYIKRSKYNEQLRNQTYVEQV